Proteins from one Pyrobaculum neutrophilum V24Sta genomic window:
- the amrB gene encoding AmmeMemoRadiSam system protein B: protein MARGVRKPAVAGYFYEADRERLIQQIEWSIKHELGPKAPQLPKLGAEALGGVAPHAGYMYSGPVAAWIYAALSGFGKPDAFVIVGPNHYGIGAPVAIMKSGAWETPLGRVEIDAELAEEIARSGAAEEDPHAFSREHSIEVQIPFIQYFFGDVKIVPIALWRQTPSASRELGKAIAAALKKRGGRIYVIASSDFNHYEPHDVTVKKDEMAIGKILKLDEAGLFEVASKFDISICGLGPIGVLITAAKELGYNNATLLKHATSGDTSGYRDETVGYASILIHR from the coding sequence ATGGCTAGAGGCGTTAGGAAGCCCGCCGTCGCCGGCTATTTCTACGAGGCCGACCGGGAGAGGCTTATACAGCAGATAGAGTGGTCTATAAAACACGAGCTGGGGCCGAAGGCGCCCCAGTTGCCTAAGCTCGGCGCCGAGGCCCTCGGCGGCGTTGCGCCACACGCGGGATACATGTACTCGGGCCCAGTCGCCGCCTGGATATACGCCGCCCTGTCGGGCTTCGGGAAGCCCGACGCCTTCGTCATAGTGGGGCCGAACCACTACGGCATCGGCGCGCCCGTGGCCATAATGAAGTCCGGCGCCTGGGAGACGCCCCTCGGGAGGGTGGAGATAGACGCGGAGCTGGCCGAGGAGATAGCTAGAAGCGGGGCGGCGGAGGAGGACCCCCACGCCTTCTCTAGAGAGCACTCGATAGAGGTGCAGATACCGTTTATACAGTACTTCTTCGGCGACGTGAAAATAGTGCCAATCGCCCTCTGGAGGCAGACCCCCTCGGCGTCGCGGGAGCTGGGCAAGGCGATCGCCGCCGCGTTGAAGAAACGAGGGGGGAGGATATACGTGATAGCCAGTAGCGACTTCAACCACTACGAGCCCCACGACGTCACGGTCAAAAAAGACGAAATGGCCATAGGAAAGATCCTGAAGCTTGACGAGGCCGGCCTCTTCGAGGTAGCCTCCAAGTTCGACATATCCATATGCGGCCTGGGACCCATAGGCGTGCTCATAACGGCCGCGAAAGAACTAGGGTACAACAACGCTACGCTCCTAAAACACGCCACCTCTGGAGACACAAGCGGCTACAGAGACGAGACGGTGGGCTACGCTAGCATCCTCATTCACCGGTAA
- a CDS encoding beta-CASP ribonuclease aCPSF1 has product MSFSEVESRVRSILSGAEVSRVSYEGPNLCIYVKKPSEALLDMVGEVAKALKKRVVLRTEASSRLPEKKASQIIREVVEDVDDVVFEESGDVYIYLAKPMREREIRAVAREVFVRTGWRAVVESGVPRDKVKLPAHEIVGVRQIFHGAYAQRRELMERLARYIHQEPVVKEGAITVTFLGAAMEVGRSAILVSTTESNVLLDCGLKPGQYDEDFPMLDAVDIDRLDAVVLTHAHMDHVGCLPFLYKYGYRGPVYMTDPTKYQAFILLMDYIELKEREGLEPAFSKADVESVIYHTITLDYEEVTDIAPDVKLTFYDAGHEIGSAMAHLHIGNGRYNILYTGDFKYGKTRLLNRAVSKFKRVEMLIMESTYGGRDDVQPPRVEAENALAKHVAEAVSRGGKVLIPAFSTGRGQEILYILNKMIEGGLIPRVPVYVDGMIVETLNAYLMYPHYLNPEVAEEVYGGVNPFTTSGSVVIVDRAKRVEDRINQVAKIAQSEEPAVIIAPHGMLNGGPVVDYFSQLAHDPRNKLVFVSYQAEGTLGRRILNGEREFVVRSLVGGEAKVEMRMEAVSIPGFSGHSDRRELMKYVEHLEPKPRKIVLIHGEPSKIVSLATSIELKYKITTVVPKVGERIRAL; this is encoded by the coding sequence GTGTCTTTTTCGGAAGTTGAGAGTAGGGTAAGGTCTATTCTATCTGGCGCCGAGGTTTCCAGAGTCAGCTACGAGGGCCCGAACCTCTGCATCTATGTGAAGAAGCCCTCGGAGGCTCTCCTAGACATGGTCGGCGAGGTGGCCAAGGCCCTCAAGAAGCGCGTGGTTTTGAGGACCGAGGCCTCCAGCAGACTGCCGGAGAAGAAGGCCTCCCAGATAATTAGGGAGGTGGTGGAGGACGTCGACGACGTCGTTTTCGAGGAAAGCGGCGACGTCTATATCTACCTCGCCAAGCCGATGCGGGAGAGGGAGATAAGAGCCGTAGCGCGGGAGGTCTTCGTGAGGACCGGCTGGAGGGCTGTGGTGGAGAGCGGGGTGCCCCGGGACAAGGTCAAGCTCCCTGCCCACGAGATCGTGGGGGTGCGCCAGATCTTCCACGGTGCCTACGCCCAGAGGAGGGAGCTTATGGAGCGCTTGGCCAGATATATACACCAGGAGCCGGTGGTCAAGGAGGGGGCGATAACTGTCACCTTTCTCGGAGCCGCGATGGAGGTGGGCCGCAGCGCGATACTGGTCAGCACCACCGAGAGCAACGTGTTGCTCGACTGCGGGCTGAAGCCCGGCCAATACGACGAGGATTTCCCCATGCTAGACGCCGTAGATATCGATAGGCTAGACGCGGTTGTGTTAACCCACGCCCATATGGACCACGTGGGCTGCCTCCCGTTTCTCTACAAGTACGGCTACAGGGGGCCTGTCTACATGACCGACCCCACCAAGTACCAAGCGTTTATACTCCTCATGGACTACATAGAGCTGAAGGAGAGGGAGGGGCTGGAGCCGGCTTTCTCCAAAGCCGACGTGGAGTCCGTCATATACCACACCATAACGCTGGACTACGAGGAGGTCACCGACATAGCGCCAGACGTCAAGCTGACCTTCTACGACGCGGGCCACGAGATCGGGTCTGCCATGGCGCATCTGCACATAGGCAACGGGAGGTACAACATCCTCTACACCGGGGATTTCAAATACGGCAAGACGAGGCTTCTGAACCGCGCCGTGTCTAAGTTCAAGAGGGTGGAGATGCTCATAATGGAGTCCACCTACGGCGGTAGAGACGACGTGCAACCGCCTAGGGTTGAGGCCGAGAACGCCTTGGCTAAACACGTGGCCGAGGCCGTGTCGAGAGGCGGCAAGGTGCTGATCCCCGCCTTCAGCACGGGGAGGGGCCAGGAGATCCTCTATATCCTCAACAAGATGATCGAGGGGGGTTTGATCCCCAGGGTGCCCGTCTACGTAGACGGGATGATTGTAGAGACGCTCAACGCCTACCTCATGTACCCCCACTACCTAAACCCCGAGGTCGCCGAGGAGGTCTACGGCGGGGTCAACCCCTTCACCACCTCGGGAAGCGTGGTCATTGTGGACCGCGCCAAACGGGTGGAGGATAGGATAAACCAGGTGGCCAAGATAGCCCAGAGCGAGGAGCCAGCCGTCATAATTGCGCCACACGGCATGTTAAACGGGGGGCCTGTGGTGGACTACTTCTCACAGCTGGCGCACGACCCGAGGAACAAGCTGGTGTTCGTCTCCTACCAAGCCGAGGGGACGCTCGGCAGGAGGATCCTAAACGGCGAGAGGGAGTTCGTGGTCAGGAGCTTGGTGGGGGGCGAGGCGAAGGTAGAGATGCGGATGGAGGCGGTCTCCATACCCGGCTTCTCAGGCCACAGCGATAGGAGGGAGCTCATGAAGTACGTGGAGCACCTCGAGCCCAAGCCTAGAAAGATCGTGTTGATACACGGCGAGCCCTCCAAGATAGTCAGCCTGGCCACCTCCATAGAGCTGAAGTACAAGATAACTACAGTGGTGCCTAAGGTAGGCGAGAGAATTAGAGCACTGTAG
- the rpsB gene encoding 30S ribosomal protein S2, whose protein sequence is MAEEAYEYLVPLEKYLSAGVRLGTRLSNRYLEERGFIFAVRPDGLRIFDIKKIDERLKIAAKFIARYPPDRVLVHTTRPYGFKPVQMFCKFVGCRALTGRFIPGTLTNPNLPHYQEVDLLFVVDPKLDAQAVTEAAKMGIPVVALVDTDTPHQYIDLMVPCNNKGRKSLALIFWILARQILRERGELKPDQDLPVPPEEFETRLVQ, encoded by the coding sequence ATGGCAGAGGAGGCCTATGAGTATCTGGTCCCCCTGGAGAAATACCTAAGCGCCGGCGTTAGGTTGGGCACACGCCTCTCCAACAGGTACCTCGAGGAGAGGGGCTTCATCTTCGCGGTTAGGCCAGACGGGCTGAGGATCTTCGACATAAAGAAGATAGACGAGCGCTTGAAGATAGCGGCTAAGTTCATCGCTAGGTATCCGCCCGACAGGGTGTTGGTGCACACAACAAGGCCCTACGGCTTCAAGCCGGTGCAGATGTTCTGCAAATTCGTGGGTTGCAGGGCGTTGACCGGGCGGTTTATCCCAGGGACCTTGACCAACCCCAACCTCCCCCACTACCAGGAGGTAGACCTCCTCTTCGTCGTCGACCCCAAGCTGGACGCCCAGGCGGTTACAGAGGCGGCTAAGATGGGCATACCCGTGGTGGCGCTGGTGGATACAGACACGCCGCATCAGTACATAGACCTCATGGTGCCCTGCAACAACAAGGGCAGGAAGAGCCTCGCCCTGATCTTCTGGATTCTCGCAAGGCAGATTCTGAGGGAGAGAGGCGAGCTTAAGCCGGACCAAGACCTCCCGGTGCCCCCCGAGGAGTTCGAGACAAGGCTCGTGCAGTAA
- the cyaB gene encoding class IV adenylate cyclase, which yields MLEVEVKYRAHLAAVKSRLPSLGFSPSGAQSEEDVYFQHPCRNFAETDEALRVRVVGGRVEVTYKGPRLGLGGKTRAEITAEADLGVLEVLERLGFKPVARIRKRREYYTGRGLTVSLDWVEGLGEFVEIEKVVEGEGEVAAAVAEIRRLAAELGVGEEVGETYLELFLKAYKGGG from the coding sequence ATGTTAGAGGTGGAGGTTAAATACAGGGCGCACCTCGCCGCAGTTAAGAGCCGTCTGCCGTCGCTCGGCTTTTCCCCCTCCGGCGCCCAGTCCGAGGAGGACGTCTACTTCCAGCACCCCTGCAGAAACTTCGCGGAGACTGACGAGGCCCTCCGTGTGAGGGTTGTGGGGGGCAGGGTCGAGGTGACGTATAAGGGGCCGAGGTTGGGCCTCGGCGGTAAGACCAGGGCGGAGATCACGGCGGAGGCCGACTTGGGGGTTCTGGAGGTCTTGGAGCGGCTTGGCTTCAAGCCGGTGGCTAGGATTAGGAAGAGGCGCGAGTACTACACGGGGAGGGGGCTGACCGTGTCCCTCGACTGGGTGGAGGGCCTGGGGGAGTTTGTCGAAATAGAGAAGGTGGTGGAGGGCGAGGGGGAGGTGGCGGCGGCCGTCGCCGAGATCAGGAGGCTTGCGGCTGAGCTGGGGGTGGGGGAGGAGGTGGGGGAGACATATCTGGAGCTTTTCTTGAAGGCTTATAAAGGAGGGGGCTAG
- a CDS encoding nucleotidyltransferase family protein, translating to MKAVVLAAGLGTRLRPLTFLVPKALATVGTKPLVDYVIEWLRLNGVREIAVVGYYMQDVLERYLAQFHPDVVFLRSRKLLGTAGQLYYARDWVDGDAAVVNTDVLTNLDLRAPAELHRSRQALLTVVGQIHRVSLRFGVLEVEGGMLRSWREKPTLEYITSTGIYIVSEGVVKRLGEEYLDMDALARSLIPRVAVYVAKEAFFYDVGTIEDLSKAQEVKLDGLKP from the coding sequence GTGAAAGCCGTAGTCCTAGCTGCCGGCCTCGGCACGAGGCTAAGGCCGCTTACTTTCCTAGTCCCCAAGGCCCTCGCCACGGTGGGGACGAAACCCCTCGTGGACTACGTAATCGAGTGGCTTAGGTTAAACGGGGTGAGGGAGATAGCTGTGGTGGGGTACTACATGCAGGACGTGCTGGAGAGGTACCTAGCCCAGTTTCACCCAGACGTGGTCTTCCTCAGGTCGAGGAAGCTCCTCGGCACTGCCGGCCAGCTGTACTACGCGAGGGATTGGGTAGATGGAGACGCCGCCGTGGTGAACACAGACGTGTTAACCAACCTAGACTTGAGGGCCCCCGCCGAGCTCCACCGATCGAGGCAAGCGCTTCTAACAGTCGTGGGGCAGATACACAGGGTGTCTCTGAGGTTCGGCGTTTTGGAGGTGGAGGGCGGGATGCTGAGGAGCTGGAGGGAGAAGCCCACCTTGGAATACATAACGTCAACAGGTATTTACATAGTCTCCGAGGGGGTGGTGAAGAGGCTTGGGGAGGAGTACCTCGACATGGACGCCCTCGCCCGGTCTCTGATCCCCAGAGTCGCCGTCTACGTGGCGAAGGAGGCCTTCTTCTACGACGTGGGCACCATCGAGGATCTGTCGAAGGCGCAGGAGGTTAAACTCGACGGTTTAAAGCCGTAA
- a CDS encoding ATP-dependent DNA ligase gives MQFGELVKTLAAVESTTQRTTMVKLLTSLLKRARPDEVDKIVYFVLGDLKPPWEGVELGVAEKLCLRAVSKAAGTPLSELEAVYKRTGDVGEAARRALSAAKRPGLLAFGQQKPLEVSEVYDTLLKVAKAAGEGAQDMKISLLASLFARATPEEAKYIARFVVGKLRLGVADMTLLEALSEAFGVGKEALERAYHVWPDMGKLARHVAEGRPLEEVKITPGVPVLPMLAQRLSSASEILAKLGGAAVCEYKYDGERAQIHISGGSVKIFSRRLEDITHAYPDVVKAVKESVAAGEAILEGEIVAVDPDTGDMLPFQELMHRKRKHEVAAAVESYPAVLNLFDVLYLDGEDLTGEPLIYRRLRLSEVVHETEKVSIARWRLFDDPGEVDVFFHEAVSLGMEGLVCKSPTSIYEMGARGWNWIKYKRDYKSEMIDTVDLVVVGAFYGRGKRAGLYGAFLLAAYDPQTDMFYTVCKVGSGFTDADLKKMYEVLQPYKIPHRHPRVVSKMTPDVWFTPQVVIEVIGAEITLSPLHTCCLGAVRPGVGLAIRFPRFTGRYRTDKSPEQATTPAEMVELYKRQKKVAQPE, from the coding sequence GTGCAGTTTGGGGAGCTGGTGAAAACCCTCGCCGCTGTGGAGTCCACCACCCAGAGGACCACCATGGTTAAGCTCCTCACCTCCCTCCTCAAGAGGGCGAGGCCGGACGAGGTGGACAAGATAGTCTACTTCGTGCTGGGGGATCTCAAGCCCCCGTGGGAGGGGGTGGAGCTGGGCGTGGCTGAGAAGCTCTGTCTCAGGGCTGTTTCTAAGGCGGCGGGTACGCCGCTGTCTGAGCTGGAGGCAGTCTACAAGCGGACTGGGGACGTGGGCGAGGCGGCCAGGAGAGCCCTCTCCGCGGCTAAGAGGCCGGGTCTCCTGGCGTTTGGCCAGCAGAAGCCTCTGGAGGTGTCGGAGGTGTACGACACCCTCCTAAAGGTGGCGAAGGCGGCGGGGGAGGGGGCGCAGGACATGAAGATATCGCTTCTGGCCTCCCTCTTCGCCAGAGCTACCCCCGAGGAGGCTAAGTACATCGCCAGGTTTGTGGTGGGGAAGCTCAGGCTCGGCGTCGCCGATATGACGTTGCTGGAGGCGCTCTCTGAGGCCTTCGGCGTGGGGAAGGAGGCCCTCGAGAGGGCGTACCACGTGTGGCCAGATATGGGCAAGCTGGCGCGCCACGTGGCCGAGGGCCGGCCCCTCGAGGAGGTCAAGATCACGCCGGGGGTCCCCGTACTCCCCATGCTTGCGCAGAGGCTCTCCAGCGCTTCCGAGATCTTGGCGAAGCTCGGCGGCGCGGCTGTCTGCGAATATAAATACGACGGCGAGAGGGCGCAGATTCACATCAGCGGCGGCTCGGTCAAGATCTTCAGCAGGAGGCTGGAGGACATCACCCACGCCTATCCAGACGTGGTCAAGGCCGTGAAGGAGTCCGTGGCGGCGGGGGAGGCCATACTGGAGGGGGAGATAGTGGCGGTCGACCCAGATACGGGGGATATGTTGCCGTTTCAGGAGCTGATGCATAGGAAGAGGAAGCACGAGGTGGCGGCGGCTGTGGAGAGCTACCCAGCGGTTTTAAACCTCTTCGACGTCCTCTACCTAGACGGCGAGGATCTCACGGGGGAGCCCCTCATCTACAGAAGGCTGAGGCTGTCGGAGGTTGTGCATGAGACGGAGAAGGTCTCGATAGCCAGGTGGAGGCTTTTCGACGACCCCGGCGAGGTAGACGTCTTCTTCCACGAGGCGGTCTCCCTAGGGATGGAGGGCTTGGTCTGTAAATCCCCCACGTCTATATACGAGATGGGGGCCCGGGGGTGGAACTGGATTAAGTACAAGAGGGACTACAAAAGCGAGATGATTGACACCGTGGATCTGGTGGTGGTAGGCGCCTTCTACGGCAGAGGCAAACGGGCGGGGCTCTACGGCGCCTTCCTCCTAGCCGCCTACGACCCCCAGACGGACATGTTCTACACAGTGTGTAAGGTGGGGAGCGGCTTCACCGACGCGGACCTCAAGAAGATGTATGAAGTGCTGCAGCCGTACAAGATCCCGCATAGACACCCGCGGGTGGTCTCGAAGATGACCCCCGACGTCTGGTTCACCCCCCAGGTGGTGATCGAGGTGATCGGGGCGGAGATCACCCTCTCGCCGCTTCACACCTGTTGCCTCGGCGCCGTGAGGCCGGGGGTGGGCCTCGCCATTAGGTTCCCCAGGTTCACCGGCCGGTACAGAACCGACAAATCGCCGGAGCAGGCCACCACGCCGGCAGAGATGGTGGAGCTCTACAAGAGGCAGAAGAAGGTGGCTCAGCCCGAGTAG
- a CDS encoding carbohydrate kinase family protein yields the protein MEIASVGNLNFDVYLRVSELPGPDENAEVLDLYTGGGGSAANFAVAAARLGLAPRFIGAVGEDPLGEISLRELREEGVDVTYVKRIAGVRSGLVVVLVHPDGVKRMLSYRGANLGLAPGDLTPEKFRGVRHIHLATGRTELILKAKEVAREVGASLSVDGGTALAKKGLDIVRPAVEGVDVLFMNQAEARLLAGSHDHRTAVEKLARELRVGELVVTLGARGAAAYGGGKLLHVDAFRVDAVDTTGAGDCFAAAYIAMHLRGRDPYEKLLFANAAAAIKVTRPGARSSPRYAEVEAFLASLGYKI from the coding sequence GTGGAGATCGCCTCGGTGGGCAACTTGAACTTCGACGTCTACCTACGCGTCTCCGAGCTGCCGGGGCCGGACGAAAACGCGGAGGTTCTCGACTTGTACACGGGGGGAGGGGGCTCGGCGGCTAACTTCGCCGTGGCGGCGGCTAGGCTGGGGCTGGCGCCTAGGTTCATAGGCGCGGTGGGCGAGGACCCCCTGGGGGAGATATCGTTGCGGGAGCTGAGGGAGGAGGGCGTTGACGTAACCTACGTCAAGAGGATAGCGGGGGTTAGGTCGGGGCTGGTGGTCGTCCTCGTCCACCCCGACGGGGTCAAGAGGATGCTGTCCTACAGAGGCGCCAACCTGGGGCTGGCCCCCGGCGACCTCACGCCCGAGAAGTTCCGCGGCGTTAGACACATACACCTCGCCACGGGGAGGACCGAGCTGATACTAAAGGCTAAGGAGGTGGCGAGGGAGGTGGGCGCCTCCCTCTCGGTGGACGGAGGGACTGCGCTGGCAAAGAAAGGCCTTGACATAGTTAGACCGGCGGTGGAGGGCGTAGACGTCCTCTTCATGAACCAAGCGGAGGCGAGGCTCCTCGCCGGGTCGCACGACCACAGAACCGCGGTGGAGAAGCTGGCGAGGGAGTTGCGGGTGGGGGAGCTGGTGGTGACCCTAGGGGCGAGGGGGGCCGCCGCATACGGCGGGGGGAAGCTGTTACACGTCGACGCCTTTAGGGTAGACGCGGTGGACACCACGGGGGCGGGCGACTGCTTCGCCGCCGCCTACATAGCTATGCACCTCAGGGGGCGGGACCCCTACGAGAAGCTTCTGTTTGCCAACGCCGCGGCGGCGATAAAGGTGACTAGGCCCGGCGCGAGGTCCTCGCCCCGCTACGCCGAGGTGGAGGCTTTTCTGGCGTCGCTCGGCTACAAGATTTAA
- a CDS encoding AMMECR1 domain-containing protein, with translation MSLGQILVSHVRSAMLAKLRGQPLPEAHPVLSGMRSGVFVTVEAIVRSGGFERREVRGSLGVVEPYRDLAYDTAKIAAKLVYSIPRFTEFDLRRSVVEVTLVGALREWDGELEGFGWGREGVYAVSRRGMAVVLPQTMVERRILGDALHRYVESLVGPPERLYRFDTQIFYELHPEGEVIERELWRSRVIRQFLEVVR, from the coding sequence ATGTCTCTTGGCCAGATCCTAGTGTCTCACGTCCGTTCTGCCATGTTGGCTAAGCTCCGCGGGCAACCTCTTCCCGAGGCCCACCCCGTGCTCTCTGGCATGAGGAGCGGGGTTTTTGTCACTGTGGAGGCCATCGTGAGGTCCGGAGGCTTCGAGAGGAGGGAGGTCAGGGGGTCTCTGGGGGTTGTGGAGCCCTACAGAGATCTGGCGTACGACACGGCGAAGATCGCGGCGAAGCTTGTATACAGCATCCCCCGTTTTACCGAGTTCGACCTTAGGCGTTCTGTGGTTGAGGTGACGCTGGTTGGGGCGCTTCGAGAGTGGGACGGGGAGCTGGAGGGGTTTGGCTGGGGTAGGGAGGGGGTCTACGCCGTGTCTCGCCGGGGGATGGCTGTGGTGCTTCCTCAGACCATGGTGGAGAGGAGGATCTTGGGGGATGCCCTGCATAGATACGTGGAGTCCCTGGTGGGGCCTCCCGAGAGGCTGTACCGGTTCGATACTCAGATCTTCTACGAGCTACACCCCGAGGGGGAGGTTATCGAGAGGGAGCTCTGGAGATCCCGTGTTATTAGGCAATTTCTGGAAGTTGTGCGTTAA
- a CDS encoding FHA domain-containing protein: MPWKCPVCGAENRDEDLTCKICGAYKPEATTKKVAQIPRETATAVLAVEVLESPVESLVGKRFEFRVNSPGVIVTVGRAVDNQIVVPDPAVSRRHMRLIATAGGVVVEDLGSSNGTYLVEGGGERLIKVESVGKQAVVRIGNTRLRVALV, translated from the coding sequence ATGCCTTGGAAGTGTCCTGTGTGCGGCGCCGAGAACAGAGACGAGGATCTGACCTGTAAAATATGCGGCGCCTACAAGCCCGAGGCGACTACGAAAAAGGTGGCCCAGATCCCGAGGGAGACTGCGACGGCCGTGCTGGCGGTGGAGGTGCTGGAGAGCCCGGTCGAATCTCTGGTGGGGAAGAGGTTCGAGTTCAGGGTAAACAGCCCCGGCGTAATAGTGACCGTGGGGCGGGCCGTGGATAACCAAATCGTTGTGCCCGACCCCGCGGTCTCTCGGAGACACATGAGGCTGATAGCCACCGCCGGAGGCGTAGTTGTAGAGGACCTCGGCAGTAGCAACGGGACGTATCTAGTGGAGGGCGGCGGCGAGCGTCTAATAAAGGTGGAGAGCGTGGGGAAACAAGCGGTGGTGAGGATAGGAAACACGAGACTGAGGGTAGCCCTCGTTTGA
- the cysS gene encoding cysteine--tRNA ligase, protein MRIYNTATRQVEEFTTYVPRLARGYVCGITPYDHMHVGHGRVYVFFDIFRRYLERLGYEVRLVINFTDIDDKIVNKAREEFGHEAYKRWREVPERYIAEYFEMTRRLYIKPAYAYPKVTENVEDMVKWISTLVEKGYAYVAPDGSVYFEVAKVPNYGVLSRQKIEELIAGARVEPEPGKRNPLDFALWKSWTPGEPWWNSPWCPGRPGWHLECVVMSTKHLGAPFDFHGGGADLIFPHHENEIAIARAYFGVDNFARYWIHVGYLTVRGEKMSKSLGNIITLREVLSKHSGEALRLAYAMSHYRKPMEFTYELLQQAEDMAKTLYTAYDELSQALRDAGEKDQEPIAQEALKYAGAFYGALDDDMSTPEAVQQLYGMARYIISTVLHRVEKISRETALAVLNKYVEMADVLGVLERRQIPKELEEAVKALVETRARLRQERQYQLADYIRQRLAELGVELHDFGPRTYYTYRRA, encoded by the coding sequence GTGCGGATCTACAACACCGCCACTAGACAGGTGGAGGAGTTCACAACGTACGTCCCCCGCCTGGCTAGGGGGTACGTGTGCGGCATAACCCCCTACGACCACATGCACGTGGGACACGGCAGGGTCTACGTCTTCTTCGACATATTCAGAAGGTACCTGGAGAGACTGGGCTACGAGGTTAGGCTTGTTATAAACTTTACAGACATAGACGACAAGATCGTAAACAAGGCGAGGGAGGAGTTCGGACACGAGGCGTACAAGAGGTGGAGGGAGGTGCCCGAGCGCTACATAGCCGAGTACTTCGAAATGACGAGAAGGCTCTACATAAAGCCGGCGTATGCGTACCCCAAGGTGACGGAAAACGTGGAAGACATGGTGAAGTGGATATCTACGCTCGTGGAGAAGGGATACGCCTACGTTGCCCCCGACGGCTCCGTCTACTTCGAGGTGGCGAAGGTGCCCAACTACGGCGTGTTGTCGAGGCAGAAGATAGAGGAGCTCATAGCGGGGGCCCGCGTCGAGCCGGAGCCCGGCAAGAGAAACCCCCTCGACTTCGCCCTCTGGAAGAGCTGGACCCCTGGCGAGCCATGGTGGAACTCGCCGTGGTGCCCCGGGAGGCCCGGGTGGCACCTCGAATGCGTCGTCATGTCGACGAAGCACCTGGGGGCGCCCTTCGATTTCCACGGCGGCGGCGCCGACCTCATATTTCCACACCACGAAAACGAGATAGCGATAGCGAGGGCCTACTTCGGCGTAGACAACTTCGCGAGGTATTGGATACACGTGGGCTACCTCACAGTTAGAGGCGAGAAGATGTCTAAATCCCTCGGCAACATAATAACACTGAGGGAGGTCCTCTCTAAACACAGCGGCGAGGCCCTAAGGCTTGCATACGCCATGAGCCACTACAGAAAGCCGATGGAGTTCACCTACGAGCTGTTGCAACAGGCGGAGGACATGGCGAAGACCCTCTACACCGCCTACGACGAGTTGAGCCAAGCCCTCCGAGACGCCGGGGAGAAGGACCAAGAGCCGATAGCCCAAGAGGCGTTGAAATACGCCGGGGCTTTCTACGGCGCGTTAGACGACGATATGTCGACGCCGGAGGCCGTACAGCAACTATACGGCATGGCTAGGTACATAATCTCCACGGTTCTGCACAGGGTCGAGAAGATCTCGCGCGAGACGGCGCTGGCCGTGTTGAACAAATACGTAGAGATGGCCGACGTCTTAGGCGTGTTGGAGAGGCGCCAGATCCCAAAGGAGCTGGAGGAGGCCGTAAAAGCGCTGGTGGAGACCAGGGCAAGGCTACGCCAAGAGCGGCAGTACCAGCTGGCGGACTACATCAGGCAGAGGCTGGCCGAGCTCGGCGTAGAACTACACGACTTCGGCCCAAGGACTTACTACACCTACAGAAGGGCTTGA